In a genomic window of Telopea speciosissima isolate NSW1024214 ecotype Mountain lineage chromosome 5, Tspe_v1, whole genome shotgun sequence:
- the LOC122662706 gene encoding junctophilin-3-like: MEGQKSQGKLTRTQSSLLRSPPTIRSSIHSLSSIRDEEAAAEEEKPHKSVSGASTRYPNRWNRLVPVLGMTFLSLTFFLFFYFYLRRKEIPTSENLLLGLVFIAVALYFGGKKKSFIIQTSLILKQCWDEKNRKLGLSKGRNESVEWFIGNGGSSSFKKERKDEKIIREGVEFYSNGDFYEGEFHKGRSNGSGVYYYFVNGRYEGDWIDGRYDGYGIESWARGRKYRGQYRQGLRHGYGVYRFYTGDSYAGEWFNGQSHGMGVQTCSDGSCYVGEFKCGVKHGLGCYHFRNGDRYAGEYFGDKIHGFGVYQFANGHCYEGSWHEGRKQGFGIYTFRNGDARCGEWDSGVLKTPLPPFTDAVLRAVQSARKAAENSIHLSPVDEQMNKAVMAANRAATAARVAAIKAVQNRMDGKFCDTGV, encoded by the exons ATGGAAGGTCAGAAAAGCCAGGGGAAGCTTACGAGAAcccaatcttctcttcttcgttCTCCGCCAACTATTCGATCTTCAATCCATAGTCTCTCTTCTATACGTGACGAAGAAGCCGCAGCAGAGGAAGAGAAACCCCACAAATCGGTTTCAGGAGCTTCGACTCGTTATCCGAATCGTTGGAATCGTCTCGTCCCTGTTCTAGGGATGACGTTCTTGAGCTTAacttttttcttgttcttctactTCTATCTCAGAAGGAAAGAGATACCCACTTCAGAAAACTTGTTGTTGGGTCTTGTTTTCATCGCTGTTGCCCTTTATTTTGgtggaaagaaaaagagttttATCATCCAAACCTCATTGATTCTGAAACAGTGTTGGGATGAGAAGAACAGGAAATTGGGGCTTTCAAAGGGGAGAAACGAATCAGTTGAGTGGTTTATAGGCAACGGAGGATCGTCTTCtttcaagaaagaaaggaaagatgaGAAGATTATTAGAGAAGGTGTAGAGTTTTACAGCAATGGTGATTTCTATGAAGGTGAATTTCACAAAGGGAGATCTAATGGGAGTggtgtttattattattttgtgaaTGGAAGGTATGAGGGAGATTGGATTGATGGGAGATATGATGGGTATGGCATCGAAAGCTGGGCAAGGGGGAGAAAGTACAGAGGACAGTATAGGCAAGGTTTGAGACATGGATATGGTGTTTACAGGTTCTATACAGGGGATAGTTATGCAGGTGAATGGTTTAATGGGCAGAGCCATGGTATGGGAGTTCAGACCTGCTCTGATGGGAGCTGTTATGTTGGTGAATTCAAGTGTGGTGTCAAGCATGGCCTTGGTTGTTACCATTTCAG AAATGGAGATAGGTATGCTGGAGAGTATTTCGGAGACAAGATCCATGGGTTTGGGGTCTATCAATTTGCCAATGGCCACTGTTATGAGGGTTCATGGCACGAAGGTCGAAAGCAAGGTTTTGGTATATACACTTTCCGAAATGGCGATGCCAGATGTGGAGAATGGGACTCTGGCGTCCTCAAAACCCCCTTACCCCCATTTACAGATGCCGTTCTCCGAGCAGTTCAG TCAGCTAGAAAAGCAGCAGAGAATTCAATTCATCTTTCCCCAGTGGATGAACAAATGAACAAGGCCGTCATGGCTGCAAACAGAGCTGCCACTGCTGCTAGAGTTGCGGCCATCAAAGCTGTTCAGAACAGAATGGACGGGAAATTTTGTGATACGGGTGTTTAA